The Microbacterium paraoxydans genome includes a window with the following:
- a CDS encoding acyl-CoA thioesterase yields the protein MAKQKAPAWQSEDGLNFRTRKWVRPEDLNANGTLFGGSLLKWIDEEAAIYAIVQLGNYRVVTRHISAITFEASAVQGDLIEIGLQATRFGTTSLTMRAVARNMITRKRILTIDEIVFVSIGEDGLPTPHGYDEITYDRDRMPTERIATGTIPLPKR from the coding sequence ATGGCGAAACAGAAAGCACCCGCATGGCAGTCCGAGGACGGCCTGAACTTCCGCACCCGCAAGTGGGTGCGCCCGGAAGACCTCAACGCGAACGGCACGCTGTTCGGCGGAAGCCTGCTGAAGTGGATCGACGAGGAGGCCGCGATCTACGCGATCGTGCAACTCGGCAACTACCGCGTCGTCACCCGGCACATCTCCGCCATCACGTTCGAGGCGTCGGCGGTGCAGGGCGACCTCATCGAGATCGGGCTGCAGGCCACCCGTTTCGGCACCACGTCGCTCACCATGCGGGCCGTCGCGCGCAACATGATCACGCGCAAGCGCATCCTCACCATCGACGAGATCGTGTTCGTCAGCATCGGCGAGGACGGCCTGCCCACCCCGCACGGCTACGACGAGATCACCTACGATCGCGACCGCATGCCCACCGAGCGCATCGCCACCGGCACGATCCCCCTCCCGAAGCGCTGA